A section of the Chryseobacterium scophthalmum genome encodes:
- a CDS encoding NAD(P)/FAD-dependent oxidoreductase produces the protein MKNVDYIIVGDGYAALFFAHQLLLNNKSFVIFSEGKKSASQISAGIINPVVLKKFTTFWLAQEQIDFLKKSLKEIESYTGENYLIESPIHRIFHDENEQKLWLKKSANDDLKNFLDENFDHLNGVKNDFQTGKVNQSARLNVKGFFVGLLSYLENKGNLVKEKFDYSEIDTSNSTYKDFSFKNILFCEGMGVKENPYFSEIAVNPNKGHHIRVKLSEPIQQDITIKKKHFLFPLDNNLHFYGGTYDREQLHHEIDNSAVEQLQKGLSEFYPNDFEIKEVHFGFRPTVKDRRPILGRHAQRSNLYVFNGLGARGILNGCYFSKTLFDYIENNIPLPKEISIDRF, from the coding sequence TATGCGGCTTTATTTTTTGCTCATCAGTTACTTTTAAATAATAAATCATTTGTAATTTTCTCAGAAGGAAAAAAAAGTGCTTCACAAATTTCTGCCGGAATTATTAATCCGGTAGTTTTAAAAAAGTTTACTACCTTTTGGTTAGCACAGGAACAAATCGATTTTCTTAAAAAGTCTTTGAAAGAAATTGAATCTTATACAGGCGAAAATTATCTGATAGAATCTCCTATTCACAGAATTTTTCATGATGAGAACGAACAAAAACTTTGGCTTAAAAAATCGGCGAATGATGACCTAAAAAACTTTTTAGATGAAAATTTCGATCATTTAAATGGTGTAAAAAACGACTTTCAGACCGGAAAGGTTAATCAGTCAGCAAGACTGAATGTTAAAGGATTTTTTGTGGGTTTATTGAGTTATTTAGAAAATAAAGGAAATTTAGTCAAAGAGAAATTCGATTATTCTGAGATTGATACTTCAAACTCTACTTATAAAGATTTTAGCTTTAAAAATATTTTGTTCTGCGAAGGAATGGGAGTAAAAGAAAATCCATACTTTTCAGAGATTGCTGTTAACCCAAACAAAGGACATCACATTCGTGTCAAACTTTCTGAACCTATTCAGCAAGATATTACCATTAAGAAAAAACATTTTTTATTTCCTTTAGACAACAATCTCCATTTTTATGGCGGAACATACGATCGCGAACAATTACATCACGAAATAGATAATTCTGCAGTCGAGCAATTACAAAAAGGGCTTTCAGAATTTTATCCGAATGATTTTGAAATTAAAGAAGTGCATTTCGGCTTCAGACCAACAGTAAAAGATAGGAGACCTATTTTAGGAAGACATGCTCAGCGTTCCAATTTGTACGTATTTAACGGTTTGGGAGCTCGCGGAATTCTTAATGGATGTTATTTCTCAAAGACGTTATTTGATTATATTGAAAATAATATTCCATTACCTAAAGAGATTTCAATCGATAGATTTTAA
- a CDS encoding efflux RND transporter periplasmic adaptor subunit translates to MKRVVSGAVLSAVLLLFSCNEKKEEKQEDSVYPVTSPVKMDTIINKDFVAQIQSVKNIEIRAQEKGFLEKIYVDEGQYVKAGQTLFRIMPQLYQAELLKAKAEVEQASIELRNASTLANNDIVSKNERLMAKAKLDAANAEMKLAQIHLSFTDIKAPFSGVIDRIPLKLGSLVDEGDLLTTLSDNTDIYSYFNVSEPEYLNYQKNVADRGNQNVNLVMANGDLFNQTGQIQTIEGQFDNETGNIAFRAKFPNPEKLLRNGETGKIRMTLPLKNALIIPQKATYEIQDQKYVFVIDKNGVAKSKNIKIAYELPDIYVVASGLSGGDKILLEGVQKVKDDQKVKVKFQDPKKVLQSLKLKAE, encoded by the coding sequence ATGAAAAGAGTTGTCTCAGGTGCTGTCTTAAGTGCTGTTCTCCTACTGTTTAGCTGTAACGAGAAAAAAGAAGAAAAACAAGAAGATTCAGTGTATCCGGTGACTTCACCTGTGAAAATGGATACGATTATTAACAAAGATTTTGTCGCTCAGATTCAATCGGTAAAAAACATTGAAATTCGTGCTCAGGAAAAAGGTTTCCTTGAGAAAATCTATGTAGACGAAGGTCAATACGTAAAGGCTGGACAAACATTATTCAGAATTATGCCCCAATTGTATCAGGCTGAATTATTAAAAGCAAAAGCTGAAGTTGAACAGGCTTCAATTGAGCTGAGAAATGCAAGTACATTAGCCAACAACGATATTGTTTCTAAAAACGAAAGATTAATGGCTAAAGCTAAATTGGATGCTGCGAATGCTGAAATGAAATTAGCTCAAATCCATCTTTCATTTACAGATATTAAGGCTCCATTCTCTGGAGTAATTGACAGAATTCCTTTAAAGTTGGGAAGTTTGGTGGATGAAGGTGACCTTTTGACGACGCTTTCAGACAACACAGATATTTACAGTTATTTCAATGTTTCCGAACCTGAATATCTTAATTATCAGAAGAATGTTGCAGACCGAGGAAATCAAAATGTAAATCTGGTAATGGCAAACGGAGATTTATTTAATCAAACGGGACAAATTCAAACCATCGAAGGTCAGTTTGATAATGAAACTGGAAATATTGCTTTCAGAGCTAAGTTTCCAAACCCAGAAAAGCTATTAAGAAACGGTGAAACAGGGAAAATCCGAATGACTTTACCGCTGAAAAATGCTTTAATTATTCCTCAGAAAGCAACGTACGAAATTCAGGATCAGAAATATGTTTTTGTGATTGACAAAAATGGAGTAGCAAAATCTAAAAATATTAAGATCGCTTATGAACTTCCGGATATTTACGTTGTTGCATCTGGTCTTTCAGGTGGTGATAAAATCTTATTGGAAGGAGTTCAGAAAGTGAAAGACGACCAAAAAGTAAAAGTGAAATTCCAGGATCCGAAGAAAGTTCTTCAATCTTTAAAATTAAAAGCAGAGTAA
- a CDS encoding asparaginase: MKRKVLLIYTGGTIGMEKDYETGSLRAFDFGNIFEKMPEMKLMECEVFVHPFAQPLDSSDMGPEEWRVIANLIFDNYKKYDGFLILHGTDTMSYTASALSFMLKGLTKPVILTGSQLPIGDLRTDAKENLLTSLYYASLYEENEAVIQEVAIYFEYKLLRGNRTLKYSAEYFDAYASPNYPILGQSGVHLKIDKDNLFRCDGRIEFHVDEHISEDVLFWRIFPGMKLNHFKEIPKMKVLILQVFGSGTIFSSEKTLETLQQIRNNGTEIVVVSQCISGGISFGKYENSNIFSRIGAISGRDMTAESAITKAMHLIDNPNYHGSFADNFARNICGEISE, encoded by the coding sequence ATGAAGCGAAAAGTCCTTCTGATTTATACCGGCGGAACGATTGGTATGGAAAAAGATTACGAAACCGGAAGTCTCCGTGCCTTTGATTTCGGAAATATTTTTGAGAAAATGCCCGAAATGAAATTGATGGAATGCGAAGTTTTCGTACATCCTTTTGCACAACCGCTCGACTCATCCGATATGGGACCAGAAGAGTGGAGAGTAATTGCCAATCTGATATTCGACAATTATAAAAAATATGACGGTTTCCTGATTCTCCACGGAACAGATACGATGTCTTATACTGCTTCTGCATTGAGTTTTATGCTGAAAGGTTTAACAAAACCAGTCATTTTAACAGGTTCACAACTTCCGATTGGAGATTTGAGAACCGACGCAAAAGAAAATCTTCTGACGAGTTTATATTATGCAAGTCTTTACGAAGAAAACGAAGCCGTGATACAGGAAGTTGCGATCTATTTTGAATATAAATTATTGAGAGGAAACCGTACTTTAAAATATTCTGCGGAGTATTTTGATGCGTATGCAAGTCCGAACTACCCTATTTTAGGACAATCTGGAGTTCATTTGAAAATCGATAAGGATAATCTTTTCCGCTGTGACGGCAGAATTGAATTTCACGTAGACGAACATATTTCTGAAGATGTTCTTTTCTGGAGAATTTTCCCGGGAATGAAACTGAATCATTTTAAAGAAATTCCGAAAATGAAAGTTTTGATTTTACAGGTTTTCGGTTCGGGAACAATTTTCAGCAGCGAAAAAACCTTGGAAACTTTACAGCAAATCAGAAATAACGGAACTGAAATCGTAGTGGTAAGTCAATGTATTTCAGGCGGAATATCGTTTGGAAAATACGAGAATTCTAATATTTTCTCAAGAATCGGAGCAATCAGTGGAAGAGATATGACTGCAGAATCTGCGATTACTAAGGCAATGCATCTTATTGACAATCCTAATTATCACGGAAGTTTTGCCGATAATTTTGCACGAAATATCTGTGGAGAAATAAGCGAGTAA
- a CDS encoding TolC family protein yields MKIYNKYIAAIAISLVLASCKAPMATVIQDDVKNNIPENFNQNEQPDVNNNSGTTPWRQFFTDPNLVSLIETSLKNNQELMITLQEIEIAKSGVVAKKGKLSPTVRAGLGAGVKKAGRYTSEGAGDASTEIEPGKEMPDPLGNFEGGLMANWEIDIWKKLRNEKDAAVAHYLSTVEGKNFVLSNLIEEVADNYYELLALDNQLDIIQQYIKLQTRALEISKIQKQAAAATELAVKKFEAELAKSKATEYTIRQQITEKENQINALCGRYPQPIVRTKESFMSTIPQTVYTGIPSQLLANRPDIKQAELELKSAKLDVEAARKEFYPSLEISATLGLEAFKPSYLVKMPESIAYNLVGELAGPLINKSAIKANFQTADAKQIQALYEYDKTILNAYLDISNLMSKVKNIDQYYQLKSQETQALDQSIDIANQLFKNSRADYLEVLLNQRDALDAKMELIEAKEKQLSTVVDIYKSLGGGWK; encoded by the coding sequence ATGAAGATTTATAATAAATATATTGCAGCGATTGCCATATCGCTTGTTTTGGCAAGTTGTAAAGCTCCGATGGCAACCGTTATTCAAGACGATGTTAAAAATAATATCCCTGAGAATTTTAATCAAAATGAACAGCCGGATGTTAATAACAATAGCGGAACAACTCCTTGGAGACAGTTTTTTACAGATCCGAATCTGGTAAGTTTAATTGAAACTTCTCTTAAAAATAATCAAGAGTTGATGATTACCCTTCAGGAAATTGAAATTGCCAAAAGTGGGGTCGTTGCTAAAAAAGGAAAACTTTCTCCAACTGTAAGAGCAGGTTTAGGAGCCGGAGTAAAAAAAGCAGGTCGTTATACAAGCGAAGGAGCAGGTGACGCTTCAACGGAAATCGAGCCCGGAAAAGAAATGCCTGATCCGCTTGGAAATTTCGAAGGCGGTTTGATGGCAAACTGGGAAATCGACATCTGGAAAAAGCTCAGAAATGAGAAAGATGCTGCAGTTGCGCATTATCTTTCGACGGTGGAAGGAAAGAATTTTGTGCTTTCAAATCTGATTGAGGAAGTTGCTGATAATTATTACGAATTATTGGCGTTGGATAACCAATTGGATATTATTCAGCAATATATCAAACTGCAGACGAGAGCTTTAGAAATTTCGAAAATTCAGAAGCAGGCAGCTGCTGCAACTGAATTGGCAGTGAAAAAGTTTGAAGCTGAATTGGCAAAATCAAAAGCGACAGAATATACAATTCGTCAACAGATTACTGAAAAGGAAAATCAAATCAATGCGCTTTGTGGTCGTTATCCACAACCGATTGTAAGAACGAAAGAGAGTTTTATGTCTACCATTCCGCAAACGGTTTATACGGGAATTCCATCTCAGTTATTGGCAAACCGTCCCGATATTAAACAGGCTGAATTAGAATTAAAATCTGCAAAATTAGATGTTGAAGCGGCAAGAAAAGAATTCTATCCAAGTTTGGAAATTTCTGCAACATTAGGATTGGAAGCTTTTAAACCTTCTTATTTAGTTAAAATGCCTGAATCAATTGCTTACAATTTGGTTGGTGAATTGGCAGGACCACTGATTAATAAAAGTGCGATTAAAGCTAATTTTCAAACGGCAGATGCGAAACAGATTCAGGCTTTGTATGAATATGACAAAACCATTCTGAATGCGTATTTAGATATTTCAAATTTAATGTCGAAAGTGAAAAACATCGATCAGTATTATCAGTTAAAATCTCAGGAAACCCAGGCTTTAGACCAATCTATTGATATTGCGAATCAGCTTTTCAAAAACTCAAGAGCAGATTATCTGGAAGTTTTACTCAATCAAAGAGACGCTTTAGATGCAAAAATGGAATTAATCGAAGCCAAAGAAAAACAGTTAAGTACTGTTGTCGACATCTACAAAAGTTTAGGTGGCGGCTGGAAATAG
- a CDS encoding efflux RND transporter permease subunit → MFKKFIRRPVLSIVISLIIVFMGVLSLMKLPITQFPAISPPKVNITATYPGANNELLIKSVVIPLERGLNGLPGMKYMTSDAGNDGETSIQVVFDLGTDPNVAAVNVQNRVSSVVNKLPPLVVREGVKITREEPNMLMYINLYSDDPKADQKFLFNYADINVMSELRRVSGVGFADILGTREYAMRIWLKPDRLTAYNISADEVMEALNQQSLEASPGKTGESSGKRSQSFEYILKYSGRFNNEKDYGNIILKAKSAGEFVRLKDVADIEFGSSMYDIYSTLNGKPSAAITVKQSYGSNASDVIKNVKTLMAQLEKTNFPKGMHYDISYDVSRFLDASIEKVVHTLFEAFILVAIVVFLFLGDWRSTLIPAIAVPVSLVGTFAVMSAFGITLNMISLFALVMAIGVVVDDAIVVIEAVHAKMEEKGLSALKATEEAMHEISGAIIAITLVMAAVFIPVAFMSGPVGVFYRQFSITMASSIILSGVVALTLTPALCALILKNNHGKARKKGPITILLDKFNGLFNKGAGKYEKLLNKTVTKKFITLPLLLIFCACTYFLSNSLPSGFIPSEDQGMIYGIIQTPPGSTLERTNQIARELLKESEDIDGVQSVSSLAGYEILTEGTGSNSGTCLINLKSWEERSESAAEIIEKLEEKAKNIPGANIEFFQPPSIPGYGAAGGFELRLLDKAGSGDYQKMEQVSTDFVKELKKRPELGSAFTFYSASFPQYMLKIDNDLAEQKGVSIEKAMDNLSTLIGSNYETSFIRFDRPYKVIVQAGPQYRALPSDLLKLYVKNDKDQMVPYSDFMHLEKVYGLSEITRHNMYNSSEVSGTPAPGYSSGQAIKAIQEVADKTLPRGFGIDWAGISKDEVGRGNEAVYIFLICLGFVYLILSAQYESFILPLPVILSLPTGIFGAFLCLKLLGLENNIYAQVAMVMLIGLLGKNAVLIIEFAVQKKAEEGISVAKAAIEGAAVRFRPILMTSFAFVAGLIPLVMATGPGAVGNRTIGTAAAGGMLLGTVFGLMIIPGLYYIFGTIADKTRLAKYEEENPLTEQTEPYQHDDKHEDL, encoded by the coding sequence ATGTTTAAAAAATTCATACGCAGACCTGTTCTGTCGATTGTAATCTCTTTGATTATCGTTTTTATGGGAGTTTTATCGTTAATGAAACTTCCTATTACTCAGTTTCCTGCGATTTCCCCACCAAAAGTAAATATTACGGCAACGTATCCGGGAGCGAATAACGAATTATTGATTAAATCTGTAGTTATTCCTTTGGAAAGAGGGCTAAATGGTCTTCCGGGAATGAAATATATGACTTCTGATGCCGGAAATGATGGTGAAACTTCCATTCAGGTGGTATTTGATTTGGGAACTGACCCGAATGTTGCGGCAGTTAATGTTCAGAACCGTGTTTCTTCGGTAGTGAATAAACTTCCACCTTTGGTAGTTCGTGAAGGGGTGAAAATTACCCGTGAAGAACCGAACATGTTGATGTACATAAACTTGTACAGTGACGATCCTAAAGCTGACCAAAAATTCCTTTTCAACTATGCAGATATCAATGTAATGTCTGAATTGAGAAGGGTGAGCGGAGTTGGTTTTGCTGACATTTTGGGAACCAGAGAATATGCAATGCGTATTTGGTTGAAACCTGACAGATTAACGGCTTACAATATTTCAGCTGATGAAGTAATGGAAGCTTTAAACCAACAAAGTTTGGAAGCTTCTCCAGGAAAAACAGGGGAAAGTTCTGGTAAACGTTCTCAGTCTTTTGAGTATATTTTGAAATATTCCGGACGTTTTAATAATGAAAAAGATTACGGAAATATTATTCTTAAGGCTAAATCTGCCGGCGAATTTGTAAGATTAAAAGATGTTGCAGATATCGAGTTTGGTTCTTCGATGTACGATATTTATTCTACATTAAACGGAAAACCATCTGCTGCGATTACGGTAAAACAATCTTACGGTTCCAATGCGAGTGACGTTATCAAAAATGTAAAAACCTTAATGGCTCAGTTGGAGAAGACCAACTTCCCGAAAGGAATGCATTACGACATCAGTTATGACGTTTCAAGATTCCTGGATGCATCAATTGAAAAAGTAGTTCATACTTTATTTGAAGCCTTTATTTTGGTGGCAATCGTTGTGTTTTTATTTTTGGGAGATTGGCGTTCAACATTGATTCCGGCAATCGCAGTTCCGGTTTCATTAGTAGGAACCTTTGCAGTAATGTCCGCATTTGGAATTACTTTAAATATGATTTCGCTTTTCGCTTTGGTAATGGCAATTGGTGTCGTCGTCGATGATGCGATCGTCGTAATTGAAGCAGTCCACGCCAAGATGGAAGAAAAAGGTCTTTCTGCATTAAAAGCAACTGAAGAAGCAATGCACGAAATCAGTGGAGCAATTATCGCAATCACTTTGGTAATGGCGGCTGTATTTATTCCGGTAGCATTTATGTCGGGTCCGGTGGGAGTTTTCTACCGTCAGTTCTCGATTACAATGGCTTCATCGATTATTCTTTCTGGAGTTGTTGCTTTGACTTTAACTCCGGCTTTATGTGCTTTAATTTTAAAAAATAACCACGGAAAGGCTAGAAAGAAAGGTCCTATTACGATTCTTTTAGATAAATTCAATGGTTTATTTAACAAAGGAGCTGGGAAATATGAAAAGTTATTGAATAAAACAGTAACTAAAAAGTTCATTACACTTCCTTTGTTATTGATTTTCTGTGCATGTACTTACTTTTTAAGCAATTCATTGCCTTCAGGATTTATTCCTAGTGAAGATCAAGGAATGATTTATGGGATTATCCAGACTCCGCCGGGTTCAACATTAGAAAGAACGAATCAGATCGCAAGAGAATTGTTGAAAGAATCTGAAGATATTGACGGAGTACAGTCTGTTTCATCTTTGGCTGGTTACGAAATTCTTACGGAAGGAACGGGTTCAAACTCAGGAACGTGTTTAATTAACCTTAAAAGTTGGGAAGAGCGTTCAGAATCTGCTGCCGAAATTATTGAAAAGTTGGAAGAGAAAGCCAAAAATATTCCGGGAGCGAATATTGAATTTTTCCAACCGCCTTCTATTCCGGGTTATGGTGCTGCAGGTGGATTTGAATTAAGACTTTTGGATAAAGCCGGAAGTGGAGATTACCAAAAAATGGAGCAGGTAAGTACCGATTTTGTAAAAGAATTGAAGAAACGTCCGGAATTGGGTTCCGCATTCACGTTCTACTCTGCGAGTTTCCCTCAATATATGCTGAAAATCGATAATGATTTAGCCGAACAAAAAGGGGTAAGTATAGAAAAAGCAATGGATAATCTTTCCACTTTGATTGGTTCAAACTACGAAACAAGTTTCATTCGTTTCGACAGACCTTACAAAGTAATCGTTCAGGCGGGTCCACAATACCGTGCTTTACCGAGTGATTTGTTGAAATTATATGTGAAAAACGATAAAGATCAGATGGTTCCATATTCAGATTTTATGCATTTGGAAAAAGTGTATGGTCTTTCAGAGATCACGAGACATAATATGTACAATTCTTCTGAGGTAAGTGGAACTCCGGCTCCGGGTTACAGTTCCGGTCAGGCGATCAAAGCCATTCAGGAAGTTGCTGATAAAACGTTACCAAGAGGTTTCGGAATCGACTGGGCGGGAATTTCAAAAGACGAAGTAGGTCGTGGAAACGAAGCAGTTTATATCTTCTTGATATGTTTAGGATTTGTTTATTTAATTCTTTCAGCACAGTATGAAAGCTTTATTCTTCCTTTACCGGTAATCCTTTCTTTACCTACAGGTATTTTCGGAGCATTTTTATGTCTGAAATTATTAGGTCTTGAAAACAACATTTACGCACAGGTTGCAATGGTCATGTTGATCGGACTTTTAGGTAAAAATGCGGTATTGATTATTGAATTTGCCGTTCAGAAAAAAGCGGAAGAAGGAATTTCGGTGGCGAAAGCAGCAATTGAAGGAGCAGCAGTTCGTTTCAGACCAATTTTGATGACTTCATTTGCATTTGTTGCAGGATTGATTCCTTTGGTAATGGCAACCGGACCGGGAGCAGTAGGAAACAGAACCATCGGAACCGCTGCAGCAGGAGGAATGCTTTTGGGAACCGTTTTCGGACTGATGATTATTCCAGGATTATATTACATTTTTGGAACCATTGCCGATAAAACAAGATTGGCAAAATACGAAGAAGAAAATCCTTTAACAGAACAAACAGAACCTTACCAACACGATGATAAACATGAAGATTTATAA